In Cydia fagiglandana chromosome 16, ilCydFagi1.1, whole genome shotgun sequence, the following are encoded in one genomic region:
- the LOC134672227 gene encoding uncharacterized protein LOC134672227: protein MYRYIDRPKRSRSPVSRRLFKGLEFRTGVDFSTPVLDTEGAGSPKPSFRNISDDSPSMAPCFLACGSQGSCHSRTLYSTSPRQGLTGRDHESSAPECSRDDARSLEVWGWSESLTGWNSEQISLLQSSWRASTRKTYNTAWKKWVVWSTQHKVNTTQPSGADVAKYLSDLYLIDKLSYKTILLYKSVVSTLCNTEAAERLSTHVPVKHVLKSIALRNPIDKKPPIWNVEVLIDYLRKSKINHDNIFEVCRRTALLLLLCSGRRIHDLTLLNIDRNHCVFSDGSIIFWPMFGSKTDCANYRQSGWRLLANESCQNLDPVFWFKKTVSLLKGRRESVNCNSLFISLRGDVKVASRALIAGWVKSVIREAGITATPGSIRAAVASKNWVDNCSVEDILSRGNWRSENTFKNYYRREFMPAPSSNNPMNISNLFAAVD, encoded by the coding sequence ATGTATCGATACATCGATAGACCAAAACGATCACGAAGCCCTGTTTCACGACGCCTTTTCAAAGGTTTGGAATTTCGAACTGGCGTGGATTTTTCCACCCCCGTACTTGATACCGAAGGTGCTGGCTCACCTAAACCAAGCTTCAGGAACATTTCTGATGATAGTCCCTCGATGGCACCGTGTTTTCTGGCGTGCGGATCTCAAGGCTCGTGCCATAGCCGCACCCTTTACTCTACATCACCTAGACAAGGTCTTACTGGACGTGACCACGAATCTTCCGCTCCCGAATGTTCACGAGATGACGCTAGAAGTCTGGAAGTGTGGGGGTGGTCGGAAAGTCTAACGGGCTGGAACTCTGAACAAATTTCCCTTCTTCAGTCCTCTTGGCGCGCCTCTACACGCAAGACGTATAATACAGCTTGGAAGAAGTGGGTAGTTTGGTCGACGCAGCATAAAGTAAATACTACACAACCTTCGGGTGCAGATGTTGCCAAGTACTTATCTGACCTTTATTTGATTGACAAATTATCTTACAAGACAATCCTGTTATACAAATCTGTAGTGTCGACTCTTTGTAATACGGAGGCTGCGGAAAGATTAAGTACTCATGTCCCTGTTAAGCATGTGTTAAAATCCATAGCATTAAGAAATCCAATAGATAAAAAACCTCCGATTTGGAATGTGGAAGTCCTGATTGATTATCTTAGAAAATCTAAAATTAACCATGACAATATTTTTGAGGTTTGCAGAAGAACTGCATTGCTCCTCCTTCTCTGCTCTGGCAGAAGAATACACGATCTTACGTTGCTAAATATTGATCGTAATCACTGCGTATTCTCGGATGGTTCAATAATCTTTTGGCCTATGTTCGGGTCTAAAACTGATTGCGCGAATTACAGACAATCAGGGTGGAGATTACTTGCTAATGAGTCGTGTCAAAATCTTGACCCTGTTTTTTGGTTTAAAAAAACAGTCTCACTATTAAAAGGTAGAAGAGAATCGGTGAATTGTAATAGCCTCTTTATTTCTCTGAGAGGTGATGTTAAAGTGGCATCGCGTGCTCTGATTGCTGGTTGGGTTAAATCCGTGATTAGGGAGGCAGGCATAACGGCAACACCTGGAAGCATTCGTGCTGCTGTAGCCTCTAAGAATTGGGTGGATAATTGTTCTGTAGAAGATATTCTGTCACGAGGTAATTGGCGCTCTgaaaacacgtttaaaaattATTACAGACGAGAGTTTATGCCTGCGCCCTCCTCGAATAATCCAATGAATATATCAAATTTGTTTGCAGCAGTTGATTAG